One Rubripirellula amarantea DNA segment encodes these proteins:
- a CDS encoding HAD family hydrolase, with protein sequence MQSDDTHPKISGIALDMDGLLFDTEKLYWDVGDTVLQRRGFRFSHELQQKMMGRVGTQALQQMVDHHGLGETAESLLVESNELYGERILQGVDPMPGLEEWIEMLIQSEIPFGLATSSQRKFVDVIFKSISWRKNLAFMLTGDDVQNGKPHPEMYLTAAARLGVEPASMLVLEDSGNGCAAAVAAGTYAVAVPSEHTRGQNFSGAKLVAESLLDPRLHALLR encoded by the coding sequence ATGCAAAGCGATGATACCCATCCTAAGATCTCAGGCATTGCTCTCGATATGGATGGGCTGTTGTTTGATACCGAAAAACTTTATTGGGACGTAGGTGACACCGTGTTGCAGCGACGAGGTTTTCGGTTTTCGCACGAACTTCAACAGAAAATGATGGGACGAGTGGGGACCCAGGCTTTGCAGCAAATGGTCGACCATCACGGGCTGGGTGAAACAGCCGAATCGCTGCTCGTCGAATCGAATGAATTGTATGGCGAGCGAATCTTGCAAGGTGTTGATCCAATGCCAGGTCTTGAAGAATGGATTGAAATGCTGATCCAATCTGAAATTCCATTCGGGCTGGCGACCAGCAGTCAACGAAAGTTTGTCGACGTGATTTTTAAGTCCATCTCATGGCGCAAAAATCTTGCCTTCATGCTGACGGGGGATGATGTCCAAAACGGCAAGCCGCATCCTGAGATGTACCTGACTGCGGCTGCGCGGTTGGGCGTTGAACCGGCTTCCATGCTCGTGCTCGAAGATAGCGGTAATGGATGCGCCGCAGCGGTAGCGGCGGGAACTTATGCGGTGGCGGTTCCTAGCGAGCACACTCGCGGTCAAAATTTTTCCGGTGCCAAGCTTGTCGCCGAATCTTTGCTTGATCCAAGATTGCACGCTTTGCTGCGATAA